The Plodia interpunctella isolate USDA-ARS_2022_Savannah chromosome 11, ilPloInte3.2, whole genome shotgun sequence genome includes a window with the following:
- the LOC128673569 gene encoding uncharacterized protein LOC128673569, with the protein MLSFLISGLIPVALVLLFKYVNKRYEPPIFGIYQMKNKNYWFKFVFMFILIKLRQLFNHVKRLLEVESGRSADGIAHVHQHDVALEQKYFLGDNPHAIDAVYFNGVSEDAVFVCNIARKQGFVCDALLMLKVNGEELLLHPNLPETRMNQERIEEGEYRVQGIEIKTFMPMRTWKISYNGELKSRSNPDKRVNVKLSLTWSAHFPPFNYDTQISAWSLARDMAREQWSATYFKLMKKLHQTHYEQMGFIKGTVTLNDQEHAMSIPCVRDHSFGPFRDWRTFHRYVLHFIFLENGDSIAVGVVSQPSILSHLTIGYVCRKLDNQKVFPVDSCDLQLYQHGENKIMPKDYAFSFNAGRQSYVVRVSFNDEEAFYIGDGKSAKIYERWCAVEVNDVKGRACVECQYKNV; encoded by the exons AtgttatcttttttaatttctggGTTAATTCCAGTCGccttagtattattatttaaatatgtgaaTAAACGTTATGAGCCACCGATATTTGGTATATATCAGATGAAGAATAAGAATTATTGGTTTAAGTTTGTGTTTatgttcattttaataaagctTCGACAG ctatTCAACCACGTGAAACGTTTACTCGAGGTGGAGTCCGGGCGAAGCGCCGACGGCATTGCGCACGTCCATCAGCACGATGTCGCTCTGGAGCAGAAGTATTTCCTGGGAGATAACCCACAT gcAATAGACGCAGTTTACTTCAATGGTGTATCTGAGGATGCAGTCTTTGTGTGTAACATCGCAAGAAAACAAGGGTTTGTCTGTGACGCTTTGTTAATGTtgaag GTGAACGGAGAAGAATTGCTTTTGCACCCGAATTTGCCTGAGACGCGTATGAATCAGGAACGTATTGAAGAAGGGGAATATAGAGTTCAAGGCATTGAAATCAAAACCTTCATGCCGATGAGGACTTGGAAGATTTCCTATAATGGAGAACTGAA GTCAAGAAGTAATCCAGACAAGAGAGTGAATGTGAAACTATCATTGACGTGGAGCGCTCACTTCCCGCCATTTAACTACGACACGCAGATATCAGCGTGGAGTCTGGCCCGCGACATGGCGCGCGAGCAGTGGTCTGCCACCTACTTCAAACTAATGAAAAA GTTACATCAAACGCATTATGAACAAATGGGGTTCATCAAAGGTACCGTCACTCTGAATGATCAAGAGCACGCAATGAGCATTCCCTGTGTCAGAGATCACAGCTTTG gtcCCTTCAGAGACTGGCGCACTTTCCACCGATACGTTCTGCATTTCATTTTTCTAGAAAATGGAGATTCAATAGCTGTAGGCGTAGTATCACAACCATCTATTTTGTCACA TTTGACTATCGGATACGTGTGCCGCAAATTAGACAACCAAAAAGTATTTCCCGTCGACTCATGCGACCTGCAACTGTATCAAcatggagaaaataaaattatgcccAAAGACTATGCGTTTAGTTTTAATGcag GTCGACAATCCTACGTGGTCCGGGTAAGCTTTAATGACGAAGAGGCGTTTTATATTGGAGATGGAAAGTCTGCTAAAATTTACGAAAGGTGGTGTGCCGTCGAAGTGAACGATGTCAAGGGGCGGGCGTGTGTCGAATGTCAATATAAAAACGTCTGA